Proteins co-encoded in one Deltaproteobacteria bacterium genomic window:
- the ctaD gene encoding cytochrome c oxidase subunit I yields MALPENGRSRGYLAARGFRSWALTLDHKRIGALYLYTTLFFFLLGGIFGLLIRIKLMYPGQAIFSNQTYNVLFTLHGSMMIFLFIIPGIPSGLGNFFIPLLIGARDVAFPRLNLASYWIFVAGILVILGSLIRPMDTGWTFYTPYSAKTGANIALLSFGIFLVGMSSILTGLNFIVTVHKLRAPGMTWHRMPLFIWGMYATSIIQVLATPVVGITFLLLAMERVFGIGFFDPAKGGDPLLFQHFFWFYSHPVVYVMILPAMGVISEVIPVFSRKPIFGYKAIAYSSLAIAFIGFLVWGHHMFVSGMSKTASIIFSFLTFFVAVPTSVKVFNWIATMYKGSITFESPMLYALTFISLFIIGGLTGMFLGALATDVHVHDTYFIVAHFHYTMMGGTVMGLLAGLHYWWPKMTGRMLSEKTARWGWLLTFIGFNLTFLVQFYLGFKGMPRRWAEYPPQYQTLNIVSTVGSWILAGGILVMFSNFIRGLFRGDPAPANPWKGLTLEWQTSSPPPEENFGTVPVVTDWPYGYVKRKPAGDG; encoded by the coding sequence ATGGCGCTGCCGGAAAACGGCCGTTCCCGCGGGTACCTCGCGGCAAGGGGCTTCCGGTCCTGGGCCTTGACGCTGGACCATAAACGGATCGGGGCGCTTTATCTCTATACGACGCTCTTCTTCTTCCTGCTGGGCGGGATCTTCGGTCTCCTGATCCGGATCAAGCTTATGTACCCAGGGCAGGCAATCTTCAGCAACCAGACGTATAACGTCCTGTTCACCCTCCACGGCTCCATGATGATTTTCCTCTTTATTATCCCGGGTATCCCTTCGGGGCTGGGGAATTTTTTCATCCCCCTGCTGATTGGGGCGCGGGACGTCGCATTCCCCAGGCTGAACCTTGCGAGCTACTGGATCTTCGTCGCGGGGATCCTGGTCATCCTGGGTTCGCTCATAAGGCCGATGGACACCGGCTGGACCTTCTATACCCCGTATTCGGCGAAGACCGGGGCGAACATCGCCTTGCTTTCCTTCGGCATATTCCTTGTGGGGATGTCATCCATCCTGACGGGGCTGAATTTCATCGTCACCGTCCACAAGTTGAGGGCGCCGGGAATGACCTGGCACCGGATGCCCCTGTTCATATGGGGTATGTACGCCACCAGCATCATCCAGGTCCTGGCCACTCCGGTAGTGGGAATCACATTCCTGCTCCTCGCGATGGAACGGGTTTTCGGGATCGGGTTTTTCGATCCCGCGAAGGGGGGGGACCCGCTGCTCTTCCAGCACTTCTTCTGGTTCTACTCGCATCCCGTGGTGTATGTGATGATACTGCCCGCCATGGGGGTCATCTCGGAGGTGATACCCGTCTTCTCGCGTAAGCCCATCTTCGGATACAAGGCGATCGCCTACTCCTCACTGGCCATCGCATTCATCGGGTTCCTTGTCTGGGGCCACCACATGTTCGTCAGCGGGATGTCGAAGACGGCCAGCATCATCTTTTCCTTCCTGACGTTCTTCGTGGCGGTCCCGACGTCGGTCAAGGTCTTCAACTGGATCGCAACGATGTACAAGGGATCGATCACCTTCGAGTCGCCGATGCTGTACGCCCTCACCTTCATCTCCCTGTTCATCATCGGGGGGCTTACCGGGATGTTCCTCGGGGCGTTGGCGACGGACGTCCACGTCCACGACACCTATTTCATCGTCGCCCACTTCCATTACACGATGATGGGGGGGACGGTGATGGGACTCCTGGCCGGACTGCACTACTGGTGGCCCAAGATGACAGGCAGGATGCTCAGCGAAAAGACGGCGCGATGGGGATGGCTGCTGACCTTCATCGGCTTCAACCTCACCTTTCTCGTCCAGTTCTACCTCGGGTTCAAGGGAATGCCGCGGCGGTGGGCGGAGTACCCGCCCCAGTACCAGACGCTGAACATCGTGTCCACGGTGGGATCGTGGATTCTCGCCGGGGGGATCCTCGTCATGTTTTCGAATTTCATCCGTGGGCTTTTCCGGGGCGATCCGGCCCCCGCCAACCCCTGGAAGGGGCTGACCCTGGAGTGGCAGACCTCTTCGCCGCCGCCGGAGGAGAATTTCGGGACAGTGCCGGTCGTCACCGACTGGCCGTACGGGTACGTAAAGAGGAAACCGGCGGGCGATGGCTGA
- the coxB gene encoding cytochrome c oxidase subunit II — protein sequence MTNAFAGGAAASPSAWQIDAVFLFIACVSLFFFLLVEGLLIYFAIRYRRRKASEDAALSDVRSNTLLEIVWVLVPSLAVLAFFTYGYVVFRDVTAPQPGASDVNVTAGQFLYEFKYADGRTAVNELRVPIGPPVKLIMTSRDVIHGFFIPEYRIKQDILPGQYTYLYFQPDREGTFDIFCTQYCGVGHSNMRAKLIVMSPDAYSTWKAEAEGAKAALPLFEKGKELLERFGCLGCHSVDGSVKVGPTFKGLFGRMVLLEAGGEAKADEEYIRESIVDPGAKVVKGFPNAMPTFKGSVSDDDMAAIVAFLKTQK from the coding sequence ATGACGAACGCATTCGCCGGGGGCGCCGCGGCCTCGCCGTCGGCCTGGCAGATCGACGCCGTCTTTCTTTTCATCGCCTGTGTATCGCTCTTCTTCTTCCTCCTGGTCGAGGGATTGCTGATCTATTTCGCGATCCGGTATCGCAGGAGGAAGGCGTCGGAGGATGCCGCCCTGTCGGACGTAAGGAGCAACACCCTCCTCGAAATCGTTTGGGTACTGGTCCCGTCGCTCGCGGTTCTCGCTTTTTTCACCTACGGATACGTGGTCTTCCGGGACGTTACCGCTCCGCAGCCGGGGGCTTCCGACGTCAACGTAACGGCGGGGCAGTTCCTTTACGAGTTCAAGTACGCGGACGGCCGCACTGCGGTGAACGAGCTGCGCGTGCCCATCGGCCCGCCGGTGAAGCTGATAATGACATCAAGGGACGTCATCCACGGGTTCTTCATCCCCGAATACCGGATCAAGCAGGACATTCTGCCGGGGCAGTACACGTATCTCTATTTCCAGCCGGACCGGGAAGGGACGTTCGACATCTTCTGCACCCAGTATTGCGGCGTCGGCCATTCCAACATGCGCGCAAAGCTGATCGTGATGTCCCCGGATGCCTACTCCACCTGGAAGGCGGAGGCGGAAGGCGCGAAAGCCGCGTTGCCGCTTTTCGAGAAGGGAAAGGAGCTCCTGGAAAGGTTCGGCTGCCTTGGGTGCCATTCGGTCGACGGCAGCGTCAAGGTGGGCCCAACCTTCAAAGGGCTGTTCGGCAGGATGGTGCTCCTTGAGGCGGGTGGAGAAGCGAAAGCCGACGAGGAATACATAAGAGAGTCCATCGTGGATCCCGGGGCGAAAGTCGTGAAAGGATTCCCGAACGCGATGCCGACGTTCAAGGGGTCGGTCTCGGACGACGACATGGCGGCTATCGTCGCTTTTCTCAAAACGCAGAAATAG
- a CDS encoding SCO family protein, giving the protein MARKAFLTITIAAVCALIFPAQASYGHERETPDDVLKRIGVDEKPGGQVPPGLLFTDSAGNRVRLGDFFGGGPVLLTLNYYTCPMLCPLILRNLLAAADRMGGISISRDYRIVTVSIDPDDRPESARDRAGEMHAMMKGVKEPASRWPFLFGEREEIDRLAQAVGFRYAKVGKEFAHPNVVVVLTSDGRISRYLYGIEQEPRDLKLALIEAAGGRIGDSSAFNRALLFCFHYDPVQRKYALYARNIMKAGGVLTLVFLGGIYFAIMKRRKPEQLS; this is encoded by the coding sequence GTGGCTCGAAAAGCGTTCCTGACGATTACGATTGCAGCCGTCTGCGCGCTGATCTTTCCGGCGCAAGCCTCGTACGGGCATGAAAGGGAAACGCCGGACGATGTCCTGAAGCGCATCGGAGTGGACGAGAAGCCCGGAGGACAAGTGCCTCCCGGGCTTCTTTTCACCGACTCCGCGGGGAATCGCGTCCGGTTGGGGGATTTCTTCGGGGGAGGGCCGGTACTGCTGACCCTCAACTATTACACATGCCCCATGCTTTGCCCCCTGATCCTGCGGAACCTCCTCGCGGCCGCGGACCGGATGGGGGGGATCTCCATTTCACGCGATTACCGGATCGTCACGGTCAGCATCGATCCGGATGATAGGCCCGAATCGGCCCGGGACCGGGCTGGCGAGATGCACGCGATGATGAAAGGGGTGAAGGAACCCGCTTCGCGATGGCCCTTCCTGTTCGGGGAACGCGAGGAAATCGACAGGCTGGCGCAGGCCGTCGGCTTCCGGTATGCGAAAGTCGGGAAAGAATTCGCCCATCCCAACGTCGTCGTCGTCCTTACTTCCGATGGGAGGATCTCCCGCTACCTGTACGGGATCGAGCAGGAGCCGCGTGACCTGAAACTTGCGCTCATCGAAGCGGCGGGAGGCCGGATAGGCGATTCTTCGGCGTTTAACCGCGCACTCCTGTTCTGTTTCCATTACGACCCGGTGCAGAGGAAATACGCCCTTTACGCCCGGAACATCATGAAGGCGGGCGGCGTGTTGACCCTTGTCTTTCTCGGAGGGATATATTTCGCCATAATGAAGCGGCGTAAGCCTGAGCAGCTATCATGA
- a CDS encoding VOC family protein: MKIVHGVASIPKGFHTVTTCLMFRGADRAIEFYKKAFGAELLDRLTGPDGNSVVHAQIRIGDSFLFLGDEIPGMGSGAPEKYGGSPVSVHLYVEDVDAVFDRAVVAGAQVRMPVADMFWGDRYGKVADPFGYEWGLATRKQDLTQEEIRRGAEEFFRKQAEGGKQ, from the coding sequence ATGAAGATTGTCCATGGGGTTGCATCGATCCCCAAGGGATTTCACACGGTTACTACATGCCTGATGTTCCGGGGCGCGGACCGGGCCATCGAATTCTACAAGAAGGCGTTCGGCGCCGAACTTCTGGACCGGTTGACCGGCCCCGACGGCAATAGCGTCGTCCATGCCCAGATCCGGATCGGCGATTCGTTCCTGTTCCTCGGGGACGAGATTCCCGGAATGGGGTCGGGCGCACCCGAGAAATACGGAGGCTCCCCCGTTTCGGTCCACCTTTACGTCGAGGACGTGGACGCCGTATTCGACCGCGCCGTGGTGGCTGGGGCGCAGGTGCGGATGCCCGTTGCGGACATGTTCTGGGGCGACCGGTACGGCAAGGTCGCGGACCCGTTCGGGTACGAATGGGGCCTGGCTACCCGCAAGCAGGACCTGACGCAGGAGGAAATCCGCCGCGGGGCGGAGGAATTCTTCAGGAAACAGGCGGAAGGCGGGAAACAATGA